One Euphorbia lathyris chromosome 1, ddEupLath1.1, whole genome shotgun sequence DNA segment encodes these proteins:
- the LOC136209486 gene encoding large ribosomal subunit protein bL19cy-like, with amino-acid sequence MGSKILPQALVIIPRKPTQCVAPRNFGFSATVNRGSSLFNSSHRVSVNRGLSNSSNLDAVISAFSRQRFVAGAESEGSAGGEVAEESVDVEQETEELGEGAVSEDGEVKAEVKEPRKPIVKLGDIMGILNKRAIEASDKERPIPDIRTGDVLQIKLEVPENRRRLSIYKGIVISRQNAGIHSTIRVRRIIAGIGVEIVFPLYSPNIKEIKVVKHRKVRRARLYYLRDKLPRLSTFK; translated from the exons ATGGGCTCCAAAATTCTTCCTCAG GCGCTTGTTATAATTCCGAGGAAACCCACCCAATGCGTTGCTCCAAGGAATTTTGGTTTTTCTGCAACAGTCAATCGCGGTTCCTCCCTCTTCAATTCGTCTCATCGGGTTTCGGTTAATCGGGGTTTGTCGAATTCATCAAATCTCGACGCAGTCATCTCCGCATTTTCTAGACAGAGGTTTGTTGCCGGAGCAGAATCGGAGGGCTCTGCAGGTGGTGAGGTAGCGGAAGAGAGTGTAGATGTTGAACAGGAGACGGAAGAATTAGGAGAGGGAGCAGTTTCTGAAGATGGTGAGGTGAAGGCCGAAGTTAAAGAACCAAGAAAGCCAATAGTTAAACTTGGAGATATAATGGGG ATATTGAATAAAAGAGCAATTGAAGCATCAGATAAAGAAAGGCCAATTCCAGATATCAGGACTGGAGATGTTCTGCAGATTAAATTG GAAGTACCAGAAAATAGGCGTAGATTGTCCATCTACAAAGGAATTGTAATTTCCAGGCAAAATGCTGGTATTCACAGTACAATTAGGGTTCGGAGGATCATTGCTGGCATAGGGGTTGAAATTGTATTCCCTCT CTACTCACCGAATATCAAGGAAATAAAAGTAGTCAAACACAGGAAGGTTCGGAGGGCAAGGTTGTATTATCTGAGGGACAAGCTTCCCAGGCTGTCCACATTTAAATGA